One segment of Lachancea thermotolerans CBS 6340 chromosome E complete sequence DNA contains the following:
- the GTS1 gene encoding Gts1p (some similarities with uniprot|P40956 Saccharomyces cerevisiae YGL181W GTS1 Contains a zinc- finger in the N-terminus and a long Gln-rich region in the C-terminus regulates ultradian rhythm cell size cell cycle lifespan sporulation heat tolerance and multidrug transport): MRYKGSKAAERELRSILNSSENGNKCGECGSTYPTWCSINLGVFLCGRCASVHRKILGHRDDNVYSDVRSLTMDRWSTSDLDDISESGGNRRNKAVWNPQGVPFPFDGDEDKGAVESYIREKYVLQKFRNDRDRPVNFDSRTSRSSSRPTTSRGGSSRGSFSERPSTSSSAPVASNPPLPRRPVTNVGPRPAIFDGSDSAMSVPAAGLPAQPAVFDGFVQQYVDPATGMVYVDQRQYGMALQQQQQQEQQALQQQQQQQLLLQQQQQQLLQHQQFQAQAQKNQLLSLYQRPDLYTSAVEISPSHPQYQELMQMQQLQLQQQQQLQQQQLQMQQQQPQQTFAQGQPGFYYSM, encoded by the coding sequence ATGCGCTACAAGGGTTCCAAGGCCGCAGAGCGCGAGCTAAGAAGCATTTTGAACTCATCAGAAAACGGAAACAAATGCGGTGAGTGTGGGAGCACATACCCAACGTGGTGTTCGATAAACTTGGGTGTTTTCCTGTGTGGACGGTGTGCGTCCGTTCACCGAAAGATACTAGGACACCGCGACGATAATGTTTACTCTGACGTCAGGTCCTTGACGATGGACCGATGGTCCACGTCGGACCTGGATGACATCTCAGAAAGCGGGGGAAATAGGCGAAACAAAGCTGTGTGGAACCCCCAAGGCGTGCCATTCCCCTTTGACGGTGACGAAGACAAGGGCGCAGTGGAGAGCTACATAAGGGAGAAGTACGTGCTGCAAAAGTTTAGAAACGACCGCGACAGGCCTGTGAACTTCGATTCACGGACGTCGAGATCCTCTTCGAGGCCCACAACCTCGCGCGGTGGCTCTAGCAGGGGCTCGTTTAGCGAACGGCCATCAACCAGTTCCAGCGCCCCAGTCGCCAGCAACCCGCCCCTTCCAAGACGGCCTGTGACGAATGTAGGACCCCGGCCCGCTATTTTCGACGGCTCCGATAGCGCAATGAGCGTCCCTGCAGCGGGACTGCCCGCGCAGCCCGCGGTCTTCGATGGTTTCGTGCAGCAGTATGTGGACCCTGCCACTGGCATGGTTTATGTCGACCAACGGCAGTACGGGATGGctctgcagcagcagcagcagcaggaacAGCAGGCTCtacaacagcagcaacaacagcagcttcttctgcagcagcaacagcagcaacttctgcAACACCAACAATTTCAGGCGCAAGCCCAAAAGAACCAGCTTCTTTCCCTGTACCAACGGCCGGACCTGTACACAAGTGCTGTGGAGATATCGCCGTCTCACCCACAGTATCAAGAGCTAATGCAGATGCAACAGttacaacttcaacaacaacaacaactacaacagcagcagttgCAaatgcagcagcaacaaccaCAGCAGACATTTGCACAGGGTCAGCCTGGATTCTACTACTCTATGTGA